One Primulina huaijiensis isolate GDHJ02 chromosome 5, ASM1229523v2, whole genome shotgun sequence DNA segment encodes these proteins:
- the LOC140976072 gene encoding uncharacterized protein isoform X2, which produces MISSTAMKNVWLSMEHQVILWCNQLVVQVSHTLLSLVDTRTGKPFHNLRSRLAVFTKMLHSGIHHNIIPSRHSTLTQKSDQLHNQDRNVHSEAQALGVSGCPSNLKWSEDGLEKDLYIQTSTVTVLAMDGRRRWLDIQKLGADKKYHFIFVTNLSPCFGVRLHLWPEKGTLASKLSMNNRVLEVTSKMVHIPSRPAPRQIEPGSQTEQAPPSAFVWLGPRDLNGFRFLTISVAPRPTVSGRPPPATSMGVGQFFNPKDGEQVFPPHWLIHSSYLEKEITLKEDHPLAFNLTFSVSLGLLPISLSLRTTGCGIRKSEFPGLDPGDMEIGRFCRLRCFPPVALAWDATSGLHVFPNLYSEIVIVDSSPGLWTSSQESDKTAVLLLVDPHCSYKAAFGVSITAAAGRFLLLYFSQISGLSIAVIFFALTRQAHAWEFDQPIPSLLSAVESNLRLPRPFFFLAAMPLLFALLYSWLSSQSLPPVINFILVSLLCYILANGAVISLISLSQLLFYVAGTAHVITKRRWEAWEGNFGFQFLQWFSNLLSSFASAKVVRVMRVNSLLLMAFVAVVLACFVHPALGLFVLFLSHILCCHSALSSFLMASFRSHVQNEELCESGNECKSNSMQYDSRSEGDISKLFSGAVNCSSSPESTRSYSDRQLETFNHRHGLLILHLLAALMFVPSLVAWLQRNGICQNFPRFWDSLLSTGVILHGICDPKPELNFFWFPIPGFPLWEIRLSFGYLLAGYFSFISALALAPYMVFYPMAAIGVVSFTFRVMQRRNRKNGETYHGSRKHSHRH; this is translated from the exons ATGATAAGTAGCACTGCTATGAAGAATGTTTGGTTGTCAATGGAACATCAGGTTATCTTATGGTGTAATCAGCTGGTTGTGCAA GTGTCACACACTCTTCTCAGTCTGGTAGACACGAGGACCGGGAAACCTTTTCATAATTTAAGAAGCAGACTTGCAGTATTCACTAAAATGCTTCATAGTGGAAtacatcataacattattccaTCGAGACATTCAACACTAACGCAAAAGTCTGACCAACTTCATAATCAAGACAGAAACGTTCATTCTG AAGCACAAGCTCTTGGCGTATCTGGTTGCCCAAGTAATCTAAAGTGGAGCGAAGATGGACTTGAAAAGGACCTTTACATTCAAACTAGTACTGTCACAGTTTTAGCTATGGATGGGAGAAGACGGTGGTTGGACATTCAGAAACTG GGCGCAGACAAGAAATACCACTTTATTTTTGTGACAAATCTTTCACCATGTTTTGGAGTGCGACTTCATCTTTGGCCGGAGAAGGGAACTTTGGCGTCGAAATTGTCAATGAACAATCGTGTTCTAGAAGTTACGTCAAAAATGGTGCATATTCCTTCTAGACCAGCACCCAGGCAG ATTGAGCCAGGTAGTCAGACTGAGCAAGCTCCTCCATCTGCTTTTGTTTGGTTGGGTCCTCGGGATCTGAATGGCTTCAGATTCCTGACAATTTCAGTGGCACCTCGCCCG acTGTTTCAGGTAGACCTCCACCAGCTACATCAATGGGAGTGGGACAATTTTTCAATCCAAAGGATGGGGAGCAAGTATTCCCTCCTCACTGGTTGATTCATTCATCATATTTGGAAAAG GAAATAACATTGAAAGAGGATCATCCTCTTGCATTCAATCTAACATTTTCTGTTAGCTTAGGTCTTCTTCCTATTTCGTTATCTCTCAGAACAACGGGCTGTGGAATTAGGAAGTCAGAATTTCCTGGTTTAGATCCCGGAGATATGGAAATTGGCA GGTTTTGTCGACTTCGCTGTTTTCCACCAGTGGCACTTGCTTGGGATGCGACATCTGGTCTCCATGTTTTTCCAAATTTGTATTCTGAAATAGTTATCGTAGATTCGTCTCCAGGACTCTGGACTTCTTCGCAAGAGTCTGATAAGACGGCGGTTTTGTTACTG GTAGACCCACACTGTTCATATAAAGCTGCTTTTGGTGTTTCTATCACTGCCGCTGCTggtagattcttgcttttgtaTTTCTCTCAG ATCAGCGGTCTTAGCATTGCTGTTATATTTTTTGCTCTGACTAGGCAAGCACATGCGTGGGAATTTGATCAACCAATACCTTCACTGCTATCAGCTGTCGAATCTAATTTGAGATTACCAAGGCCATTTTTCTTCCTTGCCGCAATGCCTCTTCTATTTGCTTTGCTCTATTCTTGGCTAAGCTCTCAATCGCTCCCTCCAGTTATAAACTTCATTCTTGTGTCATTGCTTTGCTATATTTTAGCCAATGGGGCCGTGATCTCGTTGATATCACTTTCTCAATTGCTTTTCTATGTTGCTGGCACAGCCCATGTAATCACAAAGAGACG GTGGGAGGCATGGGAAGGAAACTTTGGTTTTCAGTTTCTCCAATGGTTTTCTAACCTATTATCCAGCTTCGCATCTGCTAAG GTGGTAAGGGTTATGAGGGTGAATTCACTACTTCTTATGGCATTTGTTGCTGTTGTGCTGGCTTGTTTTGTCCATCCTGCCCTGGGACTTTTTGTATTGTTCTTATCTCATATTCTGTGCTGCCACAGTGCCCTCTCGAG TTTTTTGATGGCTTCATTTCGCAGCCATGTTCAGAATGAAGAGTTATGTGAATCTGGAAATGAGTGTAAAAGTAACTCAATGCAATACGACTCCAGGTCTGAAGGTGACATAAGCAAGCTATTTTCTGGTGCTGTAAACTGCTCTAGTAGCCCAGAATCTACAAGAAGCTATAGTGACAGACAATTAGAAACCTTCAACCACCGCCATGGCTTGCTTATTTTACATTTGCTTGCGGCACTGATGTTTGTCCCTTCTCTTGTGGCCTGGCTCCAG CGGAATGGTATCTGCCAAAACTTTCCACGTTTTTGGGATTCCTTACTTAGCACTGGTGTCATCTTGCATGGTATATGTGATCCAAAGCCcgaattaaatttcttttggtTTCCTATTCCGGGATTCCCTTTGTGGGAAATCAGGTTAAGCTTTGGTTATCTCCTTGCTGGCTACTTTTCGTTTATTTCTGCATTGGCATTGGCCccatatatggtgttttatcctaTGGCTGCAATTGGAGTTGTTTCCTTCACTTTTAGAGTCATGCAAAGAAGGAACAGAAAGAATGGTGAGACTTACCATGGCAGCAGAAAGCATTCCCATAGACATTAG
- the LOC140976072 gene encoding uncharacterized protein isoform X1, with the protein MGGFVARAAVVHPRLRKSAVETVLTLSTPHQSPPVALQPSLGHYYSHVNHEWRKGYEVQTSQSGRDIADPLLSHVVVVSISGGYNDYQVRSKLESLDGIVPPSHGFMISSTAMKNVWLSMEHQVILWCNQLVVQVSHTLLSLVDTRTGKPFHNLRSRLAVFTKMLHSGIHHNIIPSRHSTLTQKSDQLHNQDRNVHSEAQALGVSGCPSNLKWSEDGLEKDLYIQTSTVTVLAMDGRRRWLDIQKLGADKKYHFIFVTNLSPCFGVRLHLWPEKGTLASKLSMNNRVLEVTSKMVHIPSRPAPRQIEPGSQTEQAPPSAFVWLGPRDLNGFRFLTISVAPRPTVSGRPPPATSMGVGQFFNPKDGEQVFPPHWLIHSSYLEKEITLKEDHPLAFNLTFSVSLGLLPISLSLRTTGCGIRKSEFPGLDPGDMEIGRFCRLRCFPPVALAWDATSGLHVFPNLYSEIVIVDSSPGLWTSSQESDKTAVLLLVDPHCSYKAAFGVSITAAAGRFLLLYFSQISGLSIAVIFFALTRQAHAWEFDQPIPSLLSAVESNLRLPRPFFFLAAMPLLFALLYSWLSSQSLPPVINFILVSLLCYILANGAVISLISLSQLLFYVAGTAHVITKRRWEAWEGNFGFQFLQWFSNLLSSFASAKVVRVMRVNSLLLMAFVAVVLACFVHPALGLFVLFLSHILCCHSALSSFLMASFRSHVQNEELCESGNECKSNSMQYDSRSEGDISKLFSGAVNCSSSPESTRSYSDRQLETFNHRHGLLILHLLAALMFVPSLVAWLQRNGICQNFPRFWDSLLSTGVILHGICDPKPELNFFWFPIPGFPLWEIRLSFGYLLAGYFSFISALALAPYMVFYPMAAIGVVSFTFRVMQRRNRKNGETYHGSRKHSHRH; encoded by the exons ATGGGAGGTTTTGTTGCTAGGGCTGCAGTTGTGCATCCCCGTTTGAGGAAGTCTGCTGTtgaaactgtcttgacactttCGACCCCGCACCA ATCACCTCCAGTGGCATTGCAGCCATCCTTGGGTCACTATTACTCTCATGTGAATCACGAGTGGAGAAAAGGGTATGAGGTCCAAACCTCTCAATCTGGACGTGATATAGCAGATCCTTTGCTCTCGCATGTTGTTGTTGTATCCATTTCCGGTGGTTATAATGATTACCAG GTCCGCTCAAAGTTGGAGTCTCTTGATGGTATAGTGCCTCCGTCACATGGCTTTATGATAAGTAGCACTGCTATGAAGAATGTTTGGTTGTCAATGGAACATCAGGTTATCTTATGGTGTAATCAGCTGGTTGTGCAA GTGTCACACACTCTTCTCAGTCTGGTAGACACGAGGACCGGGAAACCTTTTCATAATTTAAGAAGCAGACTTGCAGTATTCACTAAAATGCTTCATAGTGGAAtacatcataacattattccaTCGAGACATTCAACACTAACGCAAAAGTCTGACCAACTTCATAATCAAGACAGAAACGTTCATTCTG AAGCACAAGCTCTTGGCGTATCTGGTTGCCCAAGTAATCTAAAGTGGAGCGAAGATGGACTTGAAAAGGACCTTTACATTCAAACTAGTACTGTCACAGTTTTAGCTATGGATGGGAGAAGACGGTGGTTGGACATTCAGAAACTG GGCGCAGACAAGAAATACCACTTTATTTTTGTGACAAATCTTTCACCATGTTTTGGAGTGCGACTTCATCTTTGGCCGGAGAAGGGAACTTTGGCGTCGAAATTGTCAATGAACAATCGTGTTCTAGAAGTTACGTCAAAAATGGTGCATATTCCTTCTAGACCAGCACCCAGGCAG ATTGAGCCAGGTAGTCAGACTGAGCAAGCTCCTCCATCTGCTTTTGTTTGGTTGGGTCCTCGGGATCTGAATGGCTTCAGATTCCTGACAATTTCAGTGGCACCTCGCCCG acTGTTTCAGGTAGACCTCCACCAGCTACATCAATGGGAGTGGGACAATTTTTCAATCCAAAGGATGGGGAGCAAGTATTCCCTCCTCACTGGTTGATTCATTCATCATATTTGGAAAAG GAAATAACATTGAAAGAGGATCATCCTCTTGCATTCAATCTAACATTTTCTGTTAGCTTAGGTCTTCTTCCTATTTCGTTATCTCTCAGAACAACGGGCTGTGGAATTAGGAAGTCAGAATTTCCTGGTTTAGATCCCGGAGATATGGAAATTGGCA GGTTTTGTCGACTTCGCTGTTTTCCACCAGTGGCACTTGCTTGGGATGCGACATCTGGTCTCCATGTTTTTCCAAATTTGTATTCTGAAATAGTTATCGTAGATTCGTCTCCAGGACTCTGGACTTCTTCGCAAGAGTCTGATAAGACGGCGGTTTTGTTACTG GTAGACCCACACTGTTCATATAAAGCTGCTTTTGGTGTTTCTATCACTGCCGCTGCTggtagattcttgcttttgtaTTTCTCTCAG ATCAGCGGTCTTAGCATTGCTGTTATATTTTTTGCTCTGACTAGGCAAGCACATGCGTGGGAATTTGATCAACCAATACCTTCACTGCTATCAGCTGTCGAATCTAATTTGAGATTACCAAGGCCATTTTTCTTCCTTGCCGCAATGCCTCTTCTATTTGCTTTGCTCTATTCTTGGCTAAGCTCTCAATCGCTCCCTCCAGTTATAAACTTCATTCTTGTGTCATTGCTTTGCTATATTTTAGCCAATGGGGCCGTGATCTCGTTGATATCACTTTCTCAATTGCTTTTCTATGTTGCTGGCACAGCCCATGTAATCACAAAGAGACG GTGGGAGGCATGGGAAGGAAACTTTGGTTTTCAGTTTCTCCAATGGTTTTCTAACCTATTATCCAGCTTCGCATCTGCTAAG GTGGTAAGGGTTATGAGGGTGAATTCACTACTTCTTATGGCATTTGTTGCTGTTGTGCTGGCTTGTTTTGTCCATCCTGCCCTGGGACTTTTTGTATTGTTCTTATCTCATATTCTGTGCTGCCACAGTGCCCTCTCGAG TTTTTTGATGGCTTCATTTCGCAGCCATGTTCAGAATGAAGAGTTATGTGAATCTGGAAATGAGTGTAAAAGTAACTCAATGCAATACGACTCCAGGTCTGAAGGTGACATAAGCAAGCTATTTTCTGGTGCTGTAAACTGCTCTAGTAGCCCAGAATCTACAAGAAGCTATAGTGACAGACAATTAGAAACCTTCAACCACCGCCATGGCTTGCTTATTTTACATTTGCTTGCGGCACTGATGTTTGTCCCTTCTCTTGTGGCCTGGCTCCAG CGGAATGGTATCTGCCAAAACTTTCCACGTTTTTGGGATTCCTTACTTAGCACTGGTGTCATCTTGCATGGTATATGTGATCCAAAGCCcgaattaaatttcttttggtTTCCTATTCCGGGATTCCCTTTGTGGGAAATCAGGTTAAGCTTTGGTTATCTCCTTGCTGGCTACTTTTCGTTTATTTCTGCATTGGCATTGGCCccatatatggtgttttatcctaTGGCTGCAATTGGAGTTGTTTCCTTCACTTTTAGAGTCATGCAAAGAAGGAACAGAAAGAATGGTGAGACTTACCATGGCAGCAGAAAGCATTCCCATAGACATTAG